One stretch of Planococcus sp. PAMC 21323 DNA includes these proteins:
- a CDS encoding AraC family transcriptional regulator — MPIATDSFLFHSIQSFSVPDGTSKQVPLHHHPDTVELLLVLNGTIHCQIDGQTYHASAGTVLFIQAGSWHEQLYVASDTYCGYRLTFCPLDPASYANYPSIISISQIANLKSLFLQLQLEKEQPGADSKQMAHHLINAILLFVYRSATKPETNEYSNVEATIQEIKYYMEENHSQTLSLEELAERFELNKYQLARLFKQVTDMSPLQYIISCRINTAKYLLCTSDSPISKISSKVGYKSNTQFQAAFKKATGLTPRQYRIQQYQHTVQ, encoded by the coding sequence TTGCCTATAGCCACGGATTCTTTCCTGTTTCACAGCATTCAATCTTTTTCAGTCCCCGATGGAACGTCAAAGCAAGTCCCGCTCCACCATCACCCAGATACAGTTGAATTATTATTGGTGTTAAATGGGACAATACACTGTCAGATCGACGGACAAACTTATCATGCTTCAGCTGGAACCGTTCTTTTTATACAAGCAGGTTCTTGGCATGAACAGCTATATGTAGCTTCAGACACATATTGTGGCTACCGACTTACCTTTTGTCCACTAGACCCCGCTAGTTACGCTAATTACCCGTCTATTATATCTATTAGCCAAATTGCTAACTTAAAGTCGCTCTTCTTGCAGTTGCAGCTAGAAAAAGAACAACCTGGAGCTGACTCCAAACAAATGGCACATCACTTGATCAACGCGATCTTGTTATTTGTATACCGCTCTGCCACTAAACCGGAAACAAACGAGTACTCTAATGTAGAAGCTACGATTCAAGAGATTAAATACTATATGGAGGAAAACCATTCACAGACGCTATCGTTAGAGGAGCTTGCTGAGCGATTTGAGCTAAATAAATACCAGTTAGCACGTTTGTTCAAGCAAGTGACTGACATGAGTCCGCTTCAATACATTATCTCCTGTCGCATTAATACGGCGAAATATTTGCTATGTACGAGTGATAGCCCTATTTCAAAGATCTCCAGCAAAGTTGGCTATAAAAGTAATACTCAGTTTCAAGCAGCTTTTAAAAAAGCAACAGGCTTAACACCTCGTCAGTACCGCATTCAGCAGTACCAACATACAGTTCAATAA
- a CDS encoding Bcr/CflA family efflux MFS transporter has product MMQNPKGRKRLGLALILSMLGILAPLNIDMYLPAFPAIADELDAHVSLVQLSLTACLIGLAAGQIVVGPFSDAVGRRKPLIISVILFALSSVLCAVAPNIETLIAARFVQGFTASGGVVLSRAVVSDVFTGREMTKFFALLMVINAVAPMAAPIAGGAILALPFAGWETIFYFLGFLGVMMVIVVTLRLPETLPPEQRVPSSIGHSVRTMGSLFKERPYIGYALVVGLIHGGSFAYVAGTPFVYQEIYGVSPQTFSVLFGINGIAMILGSFIIGKFGGIVSEHRLLQGAVIVAVSATFVLLIMTIIQGPLASLVISIFIYMIAIGMIFTSSFTLAMKGQGHRAGSASAVVGMLPLVVGSLVSPLVGINETSAIPMGAILFGTSILGMMAFFFLTGHRQQIKH; this is encoded by the coding sequence ATGATGCAAAACCCGAAAGGAAGAAAGCGACTGGGTCTCGCGTTGATCCTCAGTATGCTTGGAATTTTAGCGCCGCTGAATATCGATATGTATTTGCCGGCTTTTCCTGCAATCGCAGATGAACTAGATGCGCATGTGTCGTTAGTGCAGCTGAGTTTGACCGCATGTTTGATCGGACTTGCGGCTGGACAAATTGTTGTTGGGCCATTTAGTGACGCTGTCGGAAGACGAAAGCCGCTCATCATCTCTGTCATTTTGTTTGCGCTGTCGTCCGTACTATGTGCTGTAGCTCCAAACATAGAGACTTTGATTGCAGCTCGCTTTGTACAAGGTTTTACGGCTTCTGGTGGGGTGGTGTTATCGCGAGCGGTCGTTAGTGATGTGTTTACCGGACGCGAAATGACGAAGTTTTTTGCGTTGTTGATGGTAATTAATGCTGTAGCTCCGATGGCTGCACCGATTGCAGGGGGCGCAATTTTAGCTTTGCCGTTTGCAGGATGGGAAACGATTTTTTATTTTCTTGGATTCTTAGGTGTGATGATGGTGATCGTGGTGACTTTGCGCTTACCGGAAACCTTGCCTCCTGAACAACGCGTACCAAGTTCAATAGGACATTCGGTTCGGACGATGGGCAGTTTGTTTAAAGAACGCCCTTATATCGGTTACGCATTAGTGGTGGGCTTAATCCACGGTGGTAGTTTTGCCTACGTTGCCGGTACGCCATTTGTATACCAAGAGATTTACGGCGTTTCACCGCAAACCTTTAGTGTGTTGTTTGGCATTAACGGAATCGCGATGATTCTCGGTAGTTTTATCATTGGGAAGTTTGGCGGCATTGTTTCTGAGCATCGTTTGTTGCAAGGAGCGGTCATTGTAGCTGTGAGCGCGACGTTTGTTCTGTTGATCATGACCATTATCCAAGGACCACTCGCTTCACTTGTAATCTCGATTTTTATTTACATGATAGCGATTGGGATGATTTTTACGAGCTCGTTTACGTTAGCGATGAAAGGACAAGGACACCGAGCAGGGAGTGCCAGTGCCGTTGTTGGAATGTTGCCTTTAGTTGTAGGTTCGCTCGTTTCACCTTTAGTTGGAATCAACGAAACGTCAGCAATTCCCATGGGTGCGATTTTATTTGGAACTTCTATACTCGGAATGATGGCCTTTTTCTTTTTAACTGGGCATCGACAGCAAATAAAACATTGA
- a CDS encoding NUDIX domain-containing protein → MHIRNSAKAVIHKEGHVLLTKNKDAEGFFYLFPGGGQEHGEVLVDTIKRECLEETGYQVAAGDLLYVREYIGKNHEHAHDRDFHQIEFYFVCTIEAGSVEIPVPTNPDSHQIGIEWVAISKLPELRMYPKEIGVPIQQFAENQKAAVYLGDIN, encoded by the coding sequence ATGCATATACGCAATTCAGCTAAGGCAGTCATCCATAAAGAAGGTCATGTGTTACTGACAAAAAATAAAGATGCTGAAGGGTTCTTTTATTTGTTTCCAGGCGGGGGACAAGAGCACGGGGAAGTGTTAGTCGATACCATCAAACGAGAATGCTTAGAAGAAACAGGTTATCAAGTAGCTGCAGGAGATCTCCTCTATGTACGCGAATACATAGGAAAAAATCATGAACATGCACATGATCGAGACTTTCACCAAATTGAGTTTTATTTTGTTTGTACAATCGAAGCGGGGTCAGTAGAAATACCGGTTCCAACCAATCCAGATTCACATCAAATTGGCATAGAGTGGGTAGCAATCTCTAAATTACCAGAGCTTCGTATGTACCCAAAAGAAATTGGGGTGCCAATACAACAATTTGCAGAAAACCAGAAAGCTGCAGTGTATTTAGGAGATATTAACTAA
- a CDS encoding VOC family protein: MKQLWINLPVSDLNRAKEFFSIIGVAIMENQSKTDQMVGLLVGNPQVQIMLFQDEQFKRFTQSELTNTNESTEVLFSISIETKEELDETIKKVKKAGGFVYSEPVEQNGLYGAGFADLDGHRWNLLVM, from the coding sequence ATGAAGCAATTATGGATAAATTTACCTGTTAGCGACTTAAATCGAGCAAAGGAGTTTTTCAGCATTATTGGCGTAGCAATCATGGAAAACCAAAGTAAGACAGATCAAATGGTCGGTTTACTCGTTGGAAATCCACAAGTACAAATTATGTTATTTCAGGACGAACAATTTAAAAGGTTTACTCAAAGTGAATTAACTAACACAAACGAATCAACAGAAGTATTATTTTCAATCTCAATAGAGACTAAAGAAGAACTTGATGAGACGATTAAAAAAGTGAAAAAAGCAGGTGGATTTGTATATAGCGAACCGGTAGAGCAAAACGGATTGTACGGTGCAGGATTTGCAGATTTGGACGGACATCGGTGGAATTTGCTAGTGATGTAG